A stretch of Alphaproteobacteria bacterium DNA encodes these proteins:
- a CDS encoding citrate synthase encodes MTDAKKKDLVVEVGEKKFDFSLLEGTEAPRAIDVRNLYKETGHFTYDPGFMSTASCESKITYIDGDKGILRYRGYPIEELAEKSTYEEVAYLLMYGELPTKKEFTAYEYKLRHHTLVHEQLQFLYRGFPRKAHPMAILVGAVASLSAFYHNSTDILDQGDRDLACIKMIAKTPTLAAMAYKYSIGQPFIYPQNDLTLAENFLRMMFAVPCEKYKINKTISNALDKIFILHADHEQNASTSTVRLAGSSGANPYACIGSGIASLWGPAHGGANEAVIKMLEEIGTKDNINKYIKKAKDANDPFRLMGFGHRVYKNYDPRAKVLKKTCDEVLAELDVKNDPLLDIAKELERIALSDEYFVNRKLYPNVDFYSGIIYKALNIPVQMFTVMFAIARTTGWVSQWKEMIEDQDSKIGRPRQIYIGSNQRAYKNMR; translated from the coding sequence ATGACCGATGCCAAAAAGAAAGATTTAGTTGTTGAAGTTGGAGAGAAGAAATTTGACTTTTCGCTCTTAGAAGGTACCGAAGCGCCAAGAGCTATTGATGTCAGAAACTTATATAAAGAAACCGGTCATTTCACTTATGATCCTGGCTTTATGTCTACTGCTTCATGCGAATCTAAAATCACCTACATAGATGGAGATAAAGGCATTTTACGCTATCGTGGTTATCCTATTGAAGAACTTGCCGAGAAAAGCACTTATGAGGAAGTTGCATATTTGTTAATGTATGGCGAATTGCCCACTAAAAAAGAATTTACTGCTTATGAATATAAGCTTAGGCACCACACTCTAGTACATGAACAATTACAATTTCTATATCGTGGCTTTCCAAGAAAAGCTCATCCTATGGCAATTTTAGTTGGAGCTGTTGCTTCATTATCAGCTTTCTACCATAATAGCACCGACATTTTAGACCAAGGAGATAGAGATTTAGCATGTATTAAAATGATAGCTAAAACTCCAACTTTAGCAGCTATGGCTTACAAATATTCTATTGGTCAGCCTTTTATTTACCCGCAAAATGACCTTACTTTAGCCGAAAATTTTCTTCGTATGATGTTTGCAGTGCCCTGCGAAAAATATAAAATTAACAAAACTATTTCTAACGCATTAGATAAAATATTTATTTTACATGCAGATCACGAACAAAATGCTTCCACTTCAACAGTAAGGTTAGCCGGTTCAAGTGGGGCAAACCCTTACGCTTGTATTGGCTCTGGCATTGCCTCTTTGTGGGGTCCAGCTCATGGTGGTGCAAATGAAGCCGTAATTAAAATGTTAGAAGAAATTGGTACTAAAGATAACATCAATAAATATATCAAGAAAGCTAAAGATGCTAATGATCCTTTTAGATTAATGGGTTTTGGTCATCGTGTTTACAAAAATTATGACCCAAGAGCTAAAGTATTGAAAAAAACTTGTGATGAAGTTCTTGCCGAATTAGATGTGAAAAATGATCCATTATTAGATATCGCCAAAGAATTAGAAAGAATAGCATTATCTGATGAATATTTTGTAAATAGAAAACTCTATCCTAACGTAGATTTCTACTCTGGTATCATTTATAAGGCACTTAACATACCAGTGCAAATGTTTACCGTTATGTTTGCCATTGCGCGAACTACGGGCTGGGTGTCACAATGGAAAGAAATGATCGAAGATCAGGATTCTAAAATAGGTAGACCTAGACAAATTTATATTGGCTCTAATCAAAGGGCTTATAAAAATATGCGCTAA
- a CDS encoding 2-isopropylmalate synthase: MSKEKIIIFDTTLRDGEQSAGATMNLSEKLAIAKLLDQMGVDIIEAGFAIASEGDFNAVNQIAKNSENAVICSLARAIKKDIERAGEAIKPAKQGRIHTFVSTSDIHLKYQMRKSKAEVLDIIKDTVGLARNLCDNIEWSAMDATRSEHDFLYKAIETAINHGATTINVPDTVGYAIPEEYANLIKNIKNNVPNIDKAIISVHCQNDLGLATANSLSAIQVGARQVECTINGLGERAGNTAMEEVVMALKTRDNFFAYDVNIDPNYFARISRLVSNASGFMVQKNKAIVGSNAFAHESGIHQDGMLKNRNTYEIMTPESVGFNSSTLVLGKHSGSHAFKTKVKDLGFNVSESELETYFKKFKDLADRKKDIYDEDIIALIGIEFTNNDRVKFIDLEVSCGSKDSEARLTIIFDGNELQLKTKGNGPVDAIFRAIKKLAPHQTRLDLYQVHSVTKGTDAQADVTVRLEDELSKTYSGHGAHTDTLVASAHAYISALNKMFNQNAKLGDNTDSSNISI; this comes from the coding sequence ATGAGCAAAGAAAAAATTATCATTTTTGACACTACCCTAAGAGATGGTGAGCAATCAGCTGGCGCCACTATGAATTTATCTGAAAAGCTTGCTATTGCTAAATTGCTTGATCAAATGGGTGTTGATATTATAGAAGCTGGCTTTGCAATTGCTTCAGAAGGTGATTTTAACGCCGTAAATCAAATAGCCAAAAATAGTGAAAATGCTGTAATTTGCTCCCTAGCTAGGGCCATAAAAAAAGATATTGAACGAGCGGGTGAAGCAATAAAACCAGCCAAACAAGGTAGAATTCATACTTTTGTCTCAACTAGTGATATACATTTAAAATATCAAATGCGTAAAAGCAAAGCAGAAGTATTAGACATAATTAAAGACACAGTTGGTCTTGCCCGAAATTTATGTGATAATATTGAATGGTCAGCCATGGATGCAACTAGAAGTGAGCATGACTTTTTATATAAAGCCATTGAAACTGCTATTAATCATGGTGCAACTACTATTAATGTGCCAGATACAGTTGGTTATGCTATACCTGAAGAATATGCTAACTTAATTAAAAATATTAAAAATAACGTCCCTAATATTGACAAGGCTATAATTTCAGTACATTGCCAAAATGATTTAGGCCTGGCAACTGCCAACTCGTTATCAGCTATTCAAGTTGGGGCAAGACAAGTTGAATGCACTATTAATGGCCTTGGTGAAAGAGCTGGAAATACTGCTATGGAAGAAGTTGTGATGGCCCTTAAAACTAGAGATAATTTCTTTGCTTATGATGTTAATATTGACCCTAATTATTTCGCCCGAATTTCACGCTTAGTGTCTAATGCATCTGGCTTTATGGTACAAAAAAACAAAGCAATAGTTGGTAGTAATGCCTTTGCTCATGAATCAGGTATCCATCAAGATGGCATGTTAAAAAATCGTAACACTTATGAAATTATGACCCCAGAGTCAGTTGGTTTTAATAGCTCAACTTTAGTTTTAGGTAAGCATTCTGGTAGTCATGCCTTTAAAACTAAGGTAAAAGATTTAGGCTTTAATGTTAGTGAAAGTGAATTAGAGACATATTTCAAAAAATTTAAAGATTTAGCTGATCGCAAAAAAGATATTTACGATGAAGATATCATTGCATTAATTGGTATAGAATTCACAAATAATGATCGTGTTAAATTTATTGATTTAGAAGTTTCTTGCGGCAGCAAAGACAGTGAAGCCAGATTAACAATTATCTTTGATGGTAATGAATTACAACTTAAAACTAAAGGTAATGGACCTGTTGATGCTATTTTCCGTGCGATAAAAAAATTAGCACCACATCAAACAAGATTAGATTTATATCAAGTTCATTCTGTAACTAAAGGTACAGACGCACAAGCAGATGTTACAGTTAGATTAGAAGATGAGCTCAGTAAAACTTATAGCGGCCATGGAGCGCATACTGATACTTTAGTAGCATCAGCACATGCATATATTTCTGCTTTAAATAAAATGTTTAACCAAAATGCAAAATTAGGAGATAATACCGACTCAAGTAACATTTCCATATAA
- a CDS encoding 23S rRNA (pseudouridine(1915)-N(3))-methyltransferase RlmH: protein MKLICFGKQKSTIYHHVIFEYQKRLGKSFTLIELNHKKSTKIETIKMEEQLLSNYLKKENINIFLDGRGKEFNSIAFAQKLNELHLQNKPIVFFIGGAFGFSANFISKADLILSLGQMTMPHMLARLMLLEQLYRCEMIEKNHPYHK from the coding sequence ATGAAGTTAATTTGTTTTGGTAAACAAAAATCTACTATATATCATCATGTAATCTTCGAGTATCAAAAGAGATTAGGTAAGAGTTTTACATTAATAGAATTAAATCATAAGAAGTCTACAAAAATTGAAACTATTAAAATGGAGGAGCAGTTACTCTCTAATTATCTTAAAAAAGAAAATATAAATATTTTTCTAGATGGTAGGGGAAAGGAATTTAACTCAATTGCTTTTGCACAAAAATTAAATGAATTGCACCTACAAAATAAACCCATAGTTTTCTTTATAGGTGGTGCCTTTGGTTTTAGTGCAAATTTTATTAGTAAAGCAGATTTAATCTTGTCACTTGGGCAAATGACTATGCCTCATATGCTTGCCAGATTAATGTTGTTAGAACAACTATATCGTTGTGAAATGATCGAAAAAAATCACCCTTATCACAAATAA